Proteins from one Primulina huaijiensis isolate GDHJ02 chromosome 18, ASM1229523v2, whole genome shotgun sequence genomic window:
- the LOC140965038 gene encoding F-box protein At1g47056-like — MGQATSATGNSSVGSTHYRHPNLAPHELRPTISDPQPLGGFLVNQQQDYTAEIPDECLGLIFQSLGAGDRKQCSLVCRRWLAVEGQNRHRLALNASNEVAIHLPALFNRFDSVTKLALRCDRKSVSVNDDALTLISLRWQNLTRLKLRGCREICDQGMLALAQNCKSLRKFSCGSCVFGAKGMNALLDYCSSLEELSVKRLRGINDGFTAEPIGPGIAASSLK, encoded by the coding sequence ATGGGGCAGGCCACTTCTGCCACAGGCAATTCTTCGGTGGGTTCGACCCATTACCGTCATCCCAACCTTGCCCCTCACGAGCTTCGGCCCACCATCTCTGATCCCCAGCCGTTGGGGGGCTTTTTGGTTAATCAACAACAGGATTACACCGCCGAGATCCCCGACGAATGCTTAGGTTTGATCTTCCAGTCTCTGGGCGCCGGTGATAGGAAGCAGTGTTCCCTTGTCTGCCGTCGCTGGTTAGCCGTCGAAGGCCAGAACCGCCACCGTCTTGCCCTTAACGCTTCCAACGAGGTTGCCATCCACCTCCCCGCGTTATTCAACCGGTTCGACTCCGTCACTAAACTCGCCCTCCGATGCGATCGCAAATCGGTCAGCGTAAACGATGATGCGTTGACCTTGATCTCCCTGCGATGGCAAAACCTCACCCGCCTCAAGCTACGCGGCTGCCGCGAAATCTGCGATCAGGGTATGCTGGCCTTAGCTCAAAACTGCAAATCTTTGCGTAAATTCTCATGTGGATCGTGTGTGTTTGGGGCAAAAGGGATGAATGCTTTGTTGGATTACTGTTCTTCGTTGGAGGAACTTTCTGTAAAGCGTTTACGGGGAATTAATGATGGGTTTACGGCGGAGCCCATTGGGCCAGGGATTGCTGCTTCATCGCTGAAATGA